One Marinibacterium anthonyi genomic region harbors:
- the ycdF_1 gene encoding Glucose 1-dehydrogenase 2, giving the protein MKTIIITGASSGIGAATARHFLENGWTTGLIARREGPLKDLSDGHPNAIVLPCDVTDPAAVETAFDSFVAQTGRLDMLFNNAGMFGVNATIDEVPVETWLQVVNVNLTGMFLSARQAFKHMRAQDPQGGRIVNNGSISAHVPRDGSICYTSTKHAITGMTRTLSLDGRPFDIACGQIDIGNARTEMVDEQNRRQIAAGREPDPSMDVSNVVKALMYMADLPLEANVQFMTVMATKMPYIGRG; this is encoded by the coding sequence ATGAAGACCATCATCATCACCGGCGCAAGCTCCGGCATCGGCGCGGCCACGGCGCGCCATTTCCTGGAAAACGGCTGGACCACGGGCCTGATCGCCCGCCGCGAAGGCCCCCTGAAAGACCTGTCAGACGGCCACCCCAACGCCATCGTGCTGCCCTGCGACGTCACCGACCCCGCGGCGGTCGAAACCGCCTTCGACAGTTTCGTCGCACAGACCGGCCGGCTCGACATGCTCTTCAACAACGCCGGCATGTTCGGCGTGAACGCCACCATCGACGAGGTCCCGGTCGAAACCTGGCTGCAGGTGGTGAACGTCAATCTCACCGGCATGTTCCTGAGCGCCCGTCAGGCCTTCAAGCACATGCGCGCGCAGGACCCGCAGGGCGGGCGCATCGTCAACAATGGCTCGATCTCGGCCCATGTGCCGCGCGACGGATCCATCTGCTACACCTCGACCAAGCACGCCATCACCGGCATGACCCGCACGCTCAGCCTGGACGGACGGCCCTTCGACATCGCCTGCGGGCAGATCGACATCGGCAACGCGCGCACGGAAATGGTCGACGAACAGAACCGCCGCCAGATCGCCGCCGGGCGCGAACCCGACCCGTCGATGGACGTGTCCAACGTGGTGAAGGCGCTGATGTACATGGCCGACCTCCCGCTCGAGGCCAACGTCCAGTTCATGACCGTCATGGCCACCAAGATGCCCTACATCGGCCGCGGCTGA
- the traR_2 gene encoding putative transcriptional activator protein TraR, with the protein MDGSKIARQGELNSILEALDATRELEGLQRATEALRGLYGVNHVVYHWVDSAGDQYGCGTYSDEWRERYLRQNYIRVDPVIIGCYQRFHPVDWKRLDWTSKAARAFLQEALDYGVGNQGFSVPIRGPNGQFALFTISHDCDDDTWAAFTEANSRDLILIAHYFNRKALEFEPTRQPETAQTLSPREVDAMTMLAMGYSRAQTAEALSISEHTLRVYIESARFKLGAMNTTHAVARALARGLIVV; encoded by the coding sequence GTGGACGGTTCGAAAATAGCGCGGCAAGGGGAACTGAACTCCATTCTGGAGGCGCTGGACGCCACCAGAGAGCTTGAGGGGCTGCAGCGGGCGACCGAGGCGCTTCGCGGCCTCTACGGGGTCAACCACGTAGTCTATCACTGGGTCGACAGCGCCGGGGATCAATATGGCTGCGGCACCTATTCCGACGAATGGCGCGAACGTTACCTGCGGCAGAACTACATCCGGGTCGATCCGGTCATCATCGGTTGCTACCAACGGTTCCACCCGGTCGACTGGAAGCGGCTGGACTGGACCAGCAAGGCCGCCCGCGCCTTCCTGCAGGAGGCGCTGGATTACGGGGTCGGCAACCAGGGGTTTTCCGTGCCGATCCGGGGGCCCAACGGGCAGTTTGCCTTGTTTACCATCAGCCACGATTGTGACGACGACACCTGGGCCGCATTTACCGAAGCCAACAGCCGCGATCTGATCCTGATCGCCCATTACTTCAACCGCAAGGCACTGGAATTCGAACCGACCCGGCAACCGGAAACCGCTCAGACCTTGTCCCCCCGCGAGGTCGACGCGATGACCATGCTGGCCATGGGTTACAGCCGCGCCCAGACGGCCGAGGCGTTGTCGATCTCGGAACACACGCTCAGGGTCTATATCGAAAGCGCGCGGTTCAAGCTGGGCGCGATGAACACCACCCACGCCGTCGCCCGCGCCCTGGCGCGGGGCCTGATCGTCGTCTGA
- a CDS encoding Putative transmembrane protein, translated as MIRALLVLLALLAGPAAAEQVVLGLSSDKVSITTSFNGSDILIFGAVKREVPIVEDPPLQVVITVAGPFEPVMVRRKARVAGIWVNNAAVAIDSAPSFYAVASTGPLDQVLSATENLRHNVTIDRAIRAVGATANVDDPDSFITALVRLRTSNGLYQRLEGAVALDQQTLFRSSIKMPSNLTEGTYVARIFLTRGGAVVSQYETMIDVRKVGLERWIYTLSRQKPLIYGLLSLAVAVLAGWGASAGFALLRR; from the coding sequence ATGATCCGCGCCCTGCTTGTCCTGCTGGCGCTGCTTGCGGGGCCCGCGGCGGCGGAACAGGTCGTGCTGGGATTGTCGAGCGACAAGGTCTCGATCACCACCAGTTTCAACGGCTCGGACATCCTGATCTTTGGCGCGGTCAAGCGCGAGGTGCCCATTGTCGAGGACCCGCCGCTGCAAGTGGTGATCACCGTGGCCGGCCCGTTCGAGCCGGTGATGGTCCGGCGCAAGGCGCGGGTGGCCGGGATCTGGGTCAACAACGCCGCCGTGGCGATCGACAGCGCCCCCAGTTTCTATGCCGTGGCCAGCACCGGCCCGCTGGACCAGGTCCTGTCCGCCACCGAGAACCTGCGCCACAACGTGACGATCGACCGGGCGATCCGGGCGGTGGGCGCAACGGCCAACGTGGACGATCCCGACAGTTTCATCACCGCGCTGGTGCGGCTGCGGACCAGCAACGGGCTTTACCAGCGGCTTGAAGGGGCGGTGGCGCTGGATCAGCAGACGCTGTTCCGGTCGTCGATCAAGATGCCGTCGAACCTGACCGAAGGGACCTATGTCGCGCGGATCTTCCTGACCCGCGGCGGCGCCGTCGTGTCGCAATACGAGACGATGATCGACGTGCGCAAGGTCGGGCTGGAGCGCTGGATCTACACGCTGTCGCGCCAGAAACCGCTGATCTACGGGCTGTTGTCGCTGGCCGTCGCGGTGCTGGCGGGATGGGGGGCGTCGGCGGGGTTCGCTCTTTTGCGGCGGTAG
- the lasI gene encoding Acyl-homoserine-lactone synthase: MLRYIYAHDLHKHPALARSMYRDRACQFRDRLNWPVQVNAEGEERDVYDAIDPLYVIWQNEDGSHGGSMRFLPTTGPTMVNDHFTDILGGGTVVSPLIWECTRFCLSKDAKSTVAAALMLGGGEIMRGFGIRHFVGVFDNRMTRIYRAIGSSPEVLGSQGEGRDQISVGLWDFTPEAQTKVAVRARISPEISKRWFDRDFGGTVRPMFAKSA; this comes from the coding sequence ATGCTGCGCTACATCTACGCTCACGACCTGCACAAGCATCCCGCCCTGGCCCGGTCCATGTACCGCGACCGCGCCTGCCAGTTCCGCGACCGGCTGAACTGGCCCGTCCAGGTCAATGCCGAGGGCGAGGAACGCGATGTCTATGACGCGATCGATCCGCTGTACGTGATCTGGCAGAACGAGGACGGCAGCCATGGCGGCTCCATGCGGTTCCTGCCGACCACCGGCCCGACCATGGTCAACGACCATTTCACCGACATCCTGGGCGGCGGCACCGTGGTGTCCCCGCTGATCTGGGAATGCACCCGCTTCTGCCTGTCGAAGGACGCCAAAAGCACCGTCGCGGCGGCCCTGATGTTGGGCGGCGGCGAGATCATGCGCGGCTTCGGCATCCGTCATTTCGTCGGCGTCTTCGACAACCGCATGACCCGGATCTACCGCGCCATAGGCTCGTCTCCGGAGGTTCTGGGCAGCCAGGGCGAGGGACGCGACCAGATTTCGGTCGGGCTTTGGGACTTCACGCCCGAGGCACAAACAAAGGTCGCCGTCCGCGCCCGAATCTCGCCCGAGATCTCGAAGCGCTGGTTCGACCGCGACTTCGGCGGCACCGTTCGCCCCATGTTCGCCAAATCCGCCTGA
- the scpA_1 gene encoding Methylmalonyl-CoA mutase, with the protein MTEIKKDLPWLIRTYAGHSTAEASNALYRGNLAKGQTGLSVAFDLPTQTGYDSDHVLARGEVGKVGVPICHLGDMRLLFDQIPLDQMNTSMTINATAPWLLSLYIAVAEEQGADISTLQGTVQNDLIKEYLSRGTYICPPKPSLQMIADVAEYCYSQVPKWNPMNVCSYHLQEAGATPEQELAFALATGQAVLDELRPRVPAEDFPKLVSRISFFVNAGIRFVTEMCKMRAFVDLWDEICQTRYNVEDPKYRRFRYGVQVNSLGLTEQQPENNVYRILIEMLAVTLSKKARARAVQLPAWNEALGLPRPWDQQWSMRMQQILAYETDLLEYEDLFDGNPTVESKVEALKEEARAELANLDSMGGAVAAIEYMKARLVDSNAERINKIEAGETVVIGVNKFTATEPSPLMTGGGDILVIDSAAEQDQISRLDTWRAERDEAAVAKALKSLREAALKGENIMPPSIQAAKAGVTTGEWAEEMRKVHGTYRGPTGVSKGVSNKTEGLDEIRSMVDIVSDKLGRRLNFMVGKPGLDGHSNGAEQIAFRARDCGMDISYDGIRLTPAEIVSKARENQSHVLGLSILSGSHLPLVREVLQRLNDEGLGHIPVIVGGIIPDEDAEALLSAGVAHVYTPKDFELNAIMKDIVRLADHAAAAAE; encoded by the coding sequence ATGACCGAGATCAAGAAAGACCTCCCCTGGTTGATCCGTACCTATGCGGGCCATTCGACCGCTGAAGCTTCAAATGCGCTGTACCGAGGTAATCTGGCAAAGGGCCAGACAGGATTGTCGGTGGCGTTCGATCTGCCCACGCAGACAGGATATGACAGCGATCACGTTCTGGCGCGCGGAGAAGTCGGGAAAGTCGGGGTTCCGATCTGCCATTTGGGCGATATGCGCCTTTTGTTCGATCAGATTCCGCTGGATCAGATGAATACGTCGATGACGATCAACGCCACCGCACCCTGGCTTTTGTCATTGTACATAGCCGTGGCCGAGGAACAGGGCGCGGATATCTCGACGCTTCAGGGCACGGTGCAGAACGACCTGATCAAGGAATACCTGTCGCGCGGCACGTATATCTGCCCGCCGAAACCGTCGCTGCAGATGATCGCCGATGTGGCGGAATACTGCTATTCGCAGGTTCCCAAGTGGAATCCCATGAACGTCTGTTCCTATCACCTGCAAGAAGCCGGTGCGACACCCGAACAGGAACTGGCCTTTGCCCTGGCCACCGGGCAGGCCGTCCTGGACGAGTTGCGGCCGCGTGTGCCGGCCGAGGACTTTCCAAAACTGGTCAGCCGCATTTCATTCTTTGTGAATGCCGGCATTCGATTTGTGACAGAAATGTGTAAAATGCGCGCATTCGTGGACCTCTGGGATGAAATATGCCAGACACGCTACAACGTCGAAGACCCAAAATACCGGAGATTCCGTTATGGCGTCCAAGTCAATTCCCTAGGGTTAACCGAGCAGCAGCCGGAGAATAATGTTTATAGAATTTTAATAGAAATGCTGGCCGTTACTCTTTCCAAAAAAGCGCGGGCGCGGGCGGTGCAATTGCCGGCCTGGAACGAGGCACTGGGGCTACCGCGTCCCTGGGACCAGCAATGGTCGATGCGGATGCAACAAATTCTCGCATATGAGACCGATCTGCTTGAATATGAAGACCTTTTCGATGGCAACCCGACCGTCGAGAGCAAGGTCGAAGCCCTGAAGGAAGAGGCCCGCGCAGAGCTTGCAAACCTCGACAGCATGGGGGGCGCGGTGGCCGCGATCGAGTACATGAAAGCCCGGCTGGTTGATTCGAATGCTGAACGAATCAACAAAATCGAGGCTGGCGAAACGGTTGTTATCGGTGTGAATAAATTCACGGCGACGGAACCGTCGCCTTTGATGACCGGTGGCGGCGATATTCTGGTGATCGATTCCGCCGCGGAACAGGATCAGATTTCCCGCCTTGACACCTGGCGCGCCGAACGCGACGAAGCCGCGGTTGCCAAAGCGTTGAAATCTCTCCGAGAAGCCGCCCTAAAGGGCGAAAACATCATGCCCCCTTCCATCCAGGCCGCGAAGGCCGGCGTGACGACCGGGGAATGGGCCGAGGAAATGCGCAAGGTCCACGGCACCTATCGGGGCCCCACCGGCGTGTCGAAAGGCGTGTCGAACAAGACCGAAGGGCTGGACGAAATACGCTCAATGGTTGATATTGTGAGCGACAAACTCGGCCGTAGATTGAATTTCATGGTCGGGAAACCAGGACTTGACGGGCATAGCAATGGAGCTGAGCAGATCGCATTCAGGGCGCGCGATTGCGGGATGGACATCTCGTACGACGGCATTCGCCTGACCCCGGCCGAGATCGTTTCGAAGGCCAGAGAGAACCAGAGCCACGTGCTGGGCCTGTCGATCCTTTCGGGAAGCCACCTGCCATTGGTGCGCGAGGTTCTTCAGCGATTGAACGACGAAGGACTGGGCCACATTCCCGTGATCGTTGGCGGAATCATTCCCGATGAAGACGCCGAAGCGCTTCTATCGGCCGGTGTGGCGCATGTCTATACGCCCAAGGATTTCGAGTTGAACGCGATCATGAAGGACATTGTCAGGCTGGCGGATCATGCGGCGGCGGCTGCAGAATAA
- a CDS encoding L-arabinose transporter permease protein, giving the protein MDFLTLIQVLDSTVRLTTPLLLACLAGLFSERAGVFDIGLEGKMLAAAFLSAAIAYVSGSVWLGLLAGIAASMALSLLHGLASITFRGNQLISGLAVTMLAQGVTVLAAQDWFSQGGRTPSLFGGARFTPITLPFAEALADVPVIGPIYFELISGHSILVYMAFAFVPLTWWILFRTRFGLRLRAVGENPAAVDTAGVSVAGMRFAAVMICGVLCGIAGAYLSTALQAGFVKDMTAGRGYIALAALIFAKWRPWHALWACLLFGLLQAVALRYQNINLGGIVIPVQVMDALPYILTVVILAGFVGKAIPPRAGGDPYVKER; this is encoded by the coding sequence ATGGATTTTCTCACGCTCATCCAGGTGTTGGATTCCACCGTTCGCCTGACCACGCCGCTGCTGCTGGCCTGCCTGGCGGGGTTGTTTTCCGAACGCGCCGGGGTCTTCGACATCGGGCTGGAAGGCAAGATGCTGGCGGCCGCCTTCCTGTCGGCCGCGATCGCCTATGTCAGCGGGTCGGTGTGGCTGGGCCTGCTGGCGGGCATCGCCGCGTCGATGGCGCTAAGCCTGCTGCACGGGCTGGCCTCGATCACCTTCCGGGGCAACCAGCTGATTTCCGGGCTGGCCGTCACCATGCTGGCCCAGGGGGTCACGGTGCTGGCCGCGCAGGACTGGTTCAGCCAGGGCGGGCGCACGCCGTCGCTGTTCGGGGGCGCGCGATTTACGCCGATCACCCTGCCCTTCGCCGAAGCGCTGGCCGACGTGCCGGTCATCGGGCCGATTTACTTTGAACTGATCTCGGGCCATTCGATCCTGGTCTACATGGCCTTCGCCTTCGTGCCGCTGACCTGGTGGATCCTGTTCCGCACCCGGTTCGGCCTGCGCCTGCGCGCGGTGGGGGAAAACCCGGCCGCCGTCGACACCGCCGGCGTCTCGGTCGCGGGCATGCGGTTCGCGGCGGTGATGATCTGCGGCGTGCTTTGCGGGATCGCGGGGGCGTATCTGTCGACCGCGCTGCAGGCGGGATTCGTCAAGGACATGACGGCGGGGCGCGGCTATATCGCGCTGGCCGCGCTGATCTTTGCCAAGTGGCGGCCGTGGCATGCCCTTTGGGCCTGCCTGCTGTTCGGGCTGCTGCAGGCGGTGGCGCTCAGGTACCAGAACATCAACCTGGGCGGCATCGTGATCCCGGTGCAGGTAATGGACGCCCTGCCCTACATCCTGACCGTGGTGATCCTGGCCGGCTTCGTCGGCAAGGCCATCCCGCCCCGCGCGGGTGGCGACCCCTACGTGAAGGAACGCTGA
- the ccrA2 gene encoding Crotonyl-CoA reductase, which produces MALDTDSGIAQYEAPEKDLYEVGEMPPLGYVPKKMYAWAIRKERHGEPNTAMLEEVVDVPELDSHDVLVLVMAAGVNYNGVWAALGKPISPFDGHGEPYHIAGSDASGIVWAVGSNVKTWKVGDEVVIHCNQDDGDDEECNGGDPMYSPSQRIWGYETPDGSFSQFTRVQAQQLMPRPKHLTWEEAACYTLTLATAYRMLFGHPPHELKPGMNVLVWGASGGLGSYAIQLVNTAGANAIGVISDETKRDFVMGLGAKGVLNRKDFKCWGQLPTVNTPEYGDWFKEARNFGKAIWDITGKGNNVDIVFEHPGEATFPVSTFVVKKGGMVVICAGTTGFNCTFDVRYLWMHQKRVQGSHFAHLKQAAAANKLMIERRLDPCMSEVFEWKELPSAHMKMLRNEHLPGNMSVLVQAPRTGLRTFEDALEAGKR; this is translated from the coding sequence ATGGCATTGGACACCGACAGCGGCATCGCCCAATACGAGGCGCCCGAGAAAGACCTGTATGAAGTGGGCGAGATGCCCCCGCTCGGCTACGTCCCGAAGAAGATGTATGCTTGGGCCATCCGCAAGGAGCGTCACGGCGAGCCGAATACCGCCATGTTGGAAGAGGTCGTGGATGTCCCCGAGCTGGACAGCCATGACGTTCTGGTCCTGGTGATGGCGGCGGGCGTCAATTACAATGGTGTCTGGGCGGCACTGGGCAAGCCGATCTCGCCCTTCGATGGTCATGGAGAACCCTATCATATTGCGGGTTCGGACGCGTCGGGCATCGTCTGGGCGGTCGGATCCAACGTGAAGACCTGGAAGGTGGGGGACGAGGTCGTCATTCACTGTAACCAGGACGACGGCGACGACGAGGAATGCAACGGCGGCGATCCGATGTATTCGCCCAGCCAGCGGATCTGGGGCTATGAAACCCCCGACGGGTCCTTCAGCCAGTTCACCCGCGTGCAGGCCCAGCAGCTGATGCCGCGCCCCAAGCACCTGACCTGGGAAGAGGCCGCCTGCTATACACTTACGCTGGCCACCGCCTACCGCATGCTGTTCGGCCACCCGCCGCACGAACTGAAGCCGGGGATGAACGTGCTGGTCTGGGGCGCCTCGGGCGGTTTGGGGTCCTACGCGATCCAGCTGGTGAACACGGCCGGCGCCAATGCGATCGGCGTGATCTCGGACGAGACCAAGCGCGACTTTGTCATGGGGCTGGGCGCCAAGGGCGTTCTGAACCGGAAGGATTTCAAGTGCTGGGGGCAGCTGCCCACCGTGAACACGCCCGAATACGGCGACTGGTTCAAGGAAGCGCGGAACTTCGGCAAGGCGATCTGGGACATCACCGGCAAGGGCAACAATGTCGACATCGTCTTTGAACACCCGGGCGAGGCGACCTTTCCGGTGTCGACCTTCGTGGTGAAGAAGGGCGGCATGGTCGTCATCTGCGCCGGAACCACCGGGTTCAACTGCACCTTCGACGTCCGGTACCTGTGGATGCACCAGAAGCGCGTCCAGGGGTCGCACTTTGCCCATCTCAAGCAGGCGGCGGCGGCCAACAAGCTGATGATCGAACGGCGGCTCGATCCCTGCATGTCCGAGGTCTTTGAATGGAAGGAGCTGCCGTCGGCCCACATGAAGATGCTGCGCAACGAACATCTGCCGGGCAACATGTCGGTGCTGGTCCAGGCGCCGCGGACCGGTCTGCGCACCTTCGAGGATGCACTGGAAGCCGGCAAGCGCTGA
- a CDS encoding Dtr system oriT relaxase, with protein sequence MTALQLTFSDDQAHAYDSVADMLRRAGVNLDDGLLIPPKSDGAGVAAVIGKAGSGKTLLLAELYKALVEAGLDVVSGDYESRRKSDRRTLAILAPTNKAASVLRFRGVPATTIHRILYTPVYDPDYERLAEWLAGNEADRPEIADLTDEAYDRAVAYYAKNKSIPATLAAIGLRGSDFITGWKRREDPLDIGFVDEASMLDDRQFEDLKEIFPTLLLFGDPAQLAPVNQSGSMVFDALPENRRLMLSRIHRQEADNPILDLAHALADPDVGFEDFERLVEEKARHDDRVVWGQRVEVDLMARSPVLVWRNATRIRLINAFRAVYDAPEDALLPGEPLICDGIELPMKHRKRRLDLEARGLIKGAQVVYLGPGRKPGFSRLHVIGAEDPQVSAASIVKIEKPDEEEPFIPYAARMGAAFLHGAAVTIHKAQGSQWDTVQVFAPDLYAAARMGRTEAGQPLWKRLAYVAITRAQERLIWVVRNRLAKPTMPLSIDDLRSAPAATLELEGEDT encoded by the coding sequence ATGACGGCGCTGCAACTGACCTTTTCCGATGACCAGGCCCACGCTTATGACAGCGTGGCCGACATGCTGCGCCGGGCTGGCGTCAATCTTGACGACGGGCTGCTGATCCCGCCGAAATCCGACGGGGCAGGGGTGGCCGCGGTGATCGGCAAGGCCGGATCGGGCAAGACGCTGCTGCTGGCCGAACTCTACAAAGCCCTGGTCGAAGCCGGGCTTGACGTGGTCTCCGGCGATTACGAAAGCCGCCGCAAATCCGACCGCCGCACGCTGGCGATCCTGGCGCCCACCAACAAGGCGGCCTCGGTCCTGCGCTTTCGCGGCGTGCCGGCCACCACGATCCACCGCATCCTCTACACCCCGGTCTACGATCCGGATTACGAACGGCTCGCCGAATGGCTCGCCGGCAACGAAGCCGACCGCCCCGAGATCGCCGACCTGACGGACGAGGCCTATGACCGTGCCGTCGCCTATTACGCCAAGAACAAGTCCATCCCCGCGACGCTGGCCGCCATCGGCCTGCGCGGATCCGATTTCATCACCGGCTGGAAACGGCGCGAGGATCCGCTGGACATCGGCTTTGTCGACGAGGCCTCGATGCTCGACGACCGCCAGTTCGAGGACCTGAAGGAAATCTTCCCGACCCTGCTGCTGTTCGGCGACCCGGCCCAGCTGGCGCCGGTGAACCAGTCCGGCTCCATGGTCTTCGACGCACTGCCCGAAAATCGCCGTCTCATGCTGTCGCGCATTCACCGGCAAGAGGCCGACAACCCGATCCTGGACCTCGCACATGCGTTGGCGGACCCCGATGTCGGCTTCGAGGATTTCGAACGCCTGGTCGAGGAAAAGGCCCGCCACGACGACCGCGTCGTCTGGGGCCAGCGGGTTGAAGTCGACCTGATGGCCCGCTCCCCCGTTCTGGTCTGGCGCAACGCCACCCGCATCCGGCTGATCAACGCCTTCCGCGCGGTCTACGACGCGCCCGAAGACGCGCTGCTGCCGGGCGAACCGCTGATCTGCGACGGCATCGAACTGCCCATGAAGCACCGCAAGCGCCGCCTGGACCTGGAAGCGCGCGGCCTGATCAAGGGCGCGCAGGTCGTCTATCTCGGCCCTGGCCGCAAACCCGGCTTCTCGCGCTTGCACGTGATCGGGGCGGAAGATCCCCAGGTCTCCGCCGCCTCCATCGTCAAGATCGAGAAACCGGACGAGGAAGAACCCTTCATCCCCTACGCCGCGCGCATGGGCGCGGCCTTCCTGCATGGCGCGGCGGTGACCATCCACAAGGCGCAGGGATCGCAATGGGACACGGTGCAGGTCTTCGCTCCCGACCTTTACGCCGCCGCGCGCATGGGCCGGACGGAAGCCGGCCAGCCCCTGTGGAAACGCCTGGCCTACGTGGCGATCACCCGCGCGCAAGAACGCCTGATCTGGGTGGTGCGCAACCGGCTGGCCAAACCGACCATGCCGCTCAGCATCGACGACCTGCGGTCCGCACCGGCGGCGACATTGGAACTGGAGGGAGAGGACACATGA
- a CDS encoding Sulfite exporter TauE/SafE — protein MQVYLPVAEISVNAFLILGLGGLVGVLSGMFGVGGGFLATPMLFFIGIPPAVAVATQANQIVASSVSGLLAHLRRKTVDFKMGGVLLVGGLIGSALGMIVFNYMKSLGQVDLLVQLSYVFFLGIVGALMFVESLTAIRRARKVGPKKPATRRHKSWIYAMPFKIRFRTSGLYISVIPPLIVGALVGVLSAVMGVGGGFVMVPAMIYLLHMPTKVVVGTSLFQIIFVAAFTTLLHATTNYTVDAVLALLLLIGGVIGAQFGTQIGLRLKAEQLRILLATLVLAVCGKLALDLLLKPVELYSLSPVLGG, from the coding sequence ATGCAAGTCTATCTCCCCGTCGCCGAAATCTCCGTCAACGCATTCCTGATCCTCGGTCTGGGAGGTCTTGTCGGCGTCCTGTCCGGCATGTTCGGCGTGGGCGGCGGGTTCCTGGCAACGCCGATGCTGTTCTTCATCGGCATTCCCCCGGCGGTCGCCGTGGCGACCCAGGCCAACCAGATCGTGGCCTCGTCGGTGTCTGGCCTGCTGGCGCATCTCAGGCGCAAGACGGTCGATTTCAAGATGGGCGGCGTGCTGCTGGTCGGGGGGCTGATCGGGTCGGCCCTGGGCATGATCGTCTTCAACTACATGAAAAGCCTGGGCCAGGTCGACCTGCTGGTGCAGCTGTCCTACGTGTTCTTCCTGGGCATCGTCGGCGCGCTGATGTTCGTGGAAAGCCTGACGGCGATTCGGCGGGCGCGGAAGGTCGGGCCGAAGAAGCCCGCGACCCGGCGTCACAAAAGCTGGATCTACGCGATGCCGTTCAAGATCCGGTTCCGGACCTCGGGGCTGTACATCTCGGTCATTCCGCCGCTGATTGTGGGCGCGCTGGTGGGTGTGCTGTCGGCCGTCATGGGCGTGGGCGGCGGGTTCGTCATGGTGCCGGCGATGATCTACCTGCTGCACATGCCGACCAAGGTGGTCGTGGGCACGTCGCTGTTCCAGATCATCTTTGTCGCCGCCTTCACCACGCTGCTGCATGCCACGACCAACTACACCGTGGACGCGGTCCTGGCCCTGCTGCTGCTGATCGGCGGTGTCATCGGCGCCCAGTTCGGCACCCAGATCGGCCTGCGGCTGAAGGCGGAACAGCTGCGCATCCTGCTGGCCACCCTGGTGCTGGCGGTCTGCGGCAAACTGGCGCTGGACCTGCTGCTGAAACCGGTGGAGCTTTATTCCCTCAGCCCGGTCCTGGGCGGATGA
- a CDS encoding H-NS histone family protein → MPIDLTTMTSKELSDLRSQVDTALKDAVTRERTQARQAAEKAAAEFGFSLADVLNGQDAARRKADEKPVSPPKYRNPEDPAQTWTGRGRKPGWFNEALASGASPEDLEI, encoded by the coding sequence ATGCCTATTGACCTGACGACCATGACGAGCAAAGAACTCTCGGATCTTCGCAGCCAGGTGGACACGGCTTTGAAGGACGCGGTTACGCGCGAGCGTACGCAAGCGCGGCAAGCGGCTGAAAAGGCTGCTGCTGAATTCGGATTTTCTCTGGCCGATGTCCTGAATGGGCAAGACGCAGCGCGTCGGAAAGCCGACGAAAAGCCGGTTTCGCCTCCGAAGTATCGCAATCCGGAAGATCCTGCTCAGACGTGGACCGGCCGGGGCCGCAAACCCGGTTGGTTCAACGAAGCACTGGCAAGTGGGGCGTCGCCCGAAGATCTGGAGATCTGA